The Candidatus Poribacteria bacterium nucleotide sequence GTGAAAATCCGTGTAACGTCGATAAAATCTTTCGACAGATTAAACAGTTCGGTCATCACGCACGGCAAGGCGGTGGTATCTGTGGGATTGAAATGGCACTCATGGACTTGGCTGGCAAGGCGTATGGCGTGCCGTGCTATCAACTCGCTGGTGGCAAATTCCGAGACAAAATCCGATGCTATAGCGATACGCCATCCCTCAGAGACCCCGAAGAGATGGGTAAGGTACTCCAAGAACGTATGGATAGAGGATTTACCTTTCTGAAGATGGACATCGGTGTTGGGTTGCTGCGTGGAACGCCCGGCACCATCTCTGCTCCCGCTGGGCATTTAGAAACCTCTAACCTAATGCACCCCTTTACCGGCATTCGTCTCACCGAAAAGGGTATCAGCATATTGTGTGAATATGTGGAAACGGTTCGGGATATTATCGGTTATGAGATTCCACTCTCGGTCGATCACTTTGGGCATATCGGTATTGAGGATTGTATCCGTATCGCGCGGGCATTGGAAAAATACAACCTCGCGTGGTTGGAGGATATGGTGCCGTGGCAGTATACCGACCAATATGTACGTCTCTCAAATTCATGTGCGACACCCATCTGCACGGGTGAGGACATTTACTGCAAAGAAGACTTCATGCCCCTGTTTGAGAGTCGTGGGATTGCGATAGCACACCCCGATATTGCGACATCCGGTGGGATTTTAGAAACAAAGAAAATCGGTGATCTGGCGGAGGAACACGGCATTGCGATGGCACTCCACATGGCGGGTACACCTATCGCTGCGATGGCGAGCGTCCACTGCGCCGCAGCGACATCGAACTTTTTGGTGTTAGAAAACCATTCTGTTGACAATCCGTGGTGGGATGAGATGGTGACGGGTTTACCGAATCCGATTATCCAAGATGGTTATATTAATGTTCCCGAAACTCCGGGGTTAGGTATAGACCTTAACGAGGAGGTTATCCGAGAGCATCTCCATCGGGATGAGACAGACTACTTCGCGCCGACGACAGAGTGGGATTCCGAACGTTCGCACGATAGGCTGTGGAGTTAGGCGTTTTATGCGTTTTACTCGGAAGCATTGAGTTCCTGAAGGTGTTGCGCGATGTTGGTTTTAATATCGTCATGTTTTTGCTGTTCAGCCAGTTTTAACGCGATCTGCAAATCAGCACCCGCCGCCTCACTCTGATCGAGCGTAAGTTTCGTTAAACCACGATTATAGTAAGCTGCAACAAATTTTGGCTTCAGGCGAATGGCTTCGTCAAAATCTGCGATAGCAGCCTCGTATTGGGCAACGGACGTCTTTGCGGTTCCGCGATTGTAGTAAGCTTCGGCGAAATTAGGGTTCAAGCGAAGTGTCATATCGTAGGCAGAAATGGCTTTCTTGTGCGATCTGACTTCTGAAAAAAGTCCACCAATACAGAAAAACGCATGGATAGCTATCTCTGTTTCAGTCCATATTGTAACGGTGGATTTCTTATTTGGCGAGGCAGCTTTGACAGGGGGATCTTCCTTCAGTTCTGGAAATATGTCCGTCAATTTTGGAAAGTGTTCATCTTCATATCTTTGAATAAGTCCGCCAATGAATGCCATTGATGATGACAGGGGATGACTTTCGTCTTCACCTATTCCATGGATTAAATCCTCTAATATTTTTGACAGTTGTTTATAGTCGTTTTTTGTTACAATGGCACAGTCCAGGTCTGGGTTGCACTCCACAATATTGGTTAACAGATTCAAGACCTCTGCAAGCCATTGTGCAGCACTTTCTGGATAAGGCTCAGCCTCAACAGTTTGCTGGTGTAGAGGTTGCTGAAGTACCGGAGCCTCCTGCTTTTGAAGTTCAGGTGTGCTCAATCTAACTGATATTGAGGGTGCTAACAGGGGTGGAACATTCTGGGCAGTTTGTGTGTCGGTTAACATCGTTTTTTATCTCCGCTTGTTCGATTTATCATATTCTGCGTGTGTTTCTACCTTCTCAATGATAACCCTTTGAAACTCGTATTGTACAATGGCAGTAAGACGCGCTTTATTTCCACCAATGTTGAAAACTGTGTATTTTGTTTCTCGGTTGCTGTAAGGAACCCGTCTCCCAGAATAAATTGAATGTTCCTTTCTAATATCCGCGTGTAGAAACGTTTGGCGCATCTCAACAATTGAACGGAAACTGCCTTGTGCCATCAGCCGAAACCAGTGTTCGAGTCCTGATCTAGCATTCGGATGTCTCTGAGCAAATTCCGTTAGTTTTCGTCCGTAAACAATTTTCATTGGCTAGATATTTCAATAGGACCTGCTATTATCATTGGTGTATGCTTCACTCTTTTGCTCAGCAGCGCGGGAATTTTCATCACAACGCTATCTATTATACCGTATTGACATTGAGATAGCAATGTTGATTTACTGCCCAAACTGATTCGCCACAGCCACCAAATCCAAGACATTGACAACTCCATCGCCATTGACATCAGGAGTATCTTTTCCAAACCCAGTAGCAACCGTCCTACGGAATCACAGCAACATAAACCTGTGAATGCCCCGAAACATCCGAGGTATACACAACCGCCGACTCATCAGGACTAAATGAGGGATGTGGGTGCGTCCACTGCGGTCCATAGACAGTGTCCACCTTCATCTCCATCCAACTGAGTGCCTTCTCTCTGTCGCCTGTTTGCTGTGCGGCTGCCCAGTCTTCTGCGAGGGCGTACCGATCGGTTTTCCACTGACTCCCACTGGACGAACTCTGCGGATAACAGATAGGCGTATGTTCACCCGTCTCCACATCAACAAGTCGCAGACCAATATCGGGGTGAACGGTATCACACAGGACCTTCGTTCCGGCGCGGTTACTGGCAATATGCCACGCGTTGAAATCGGCAATCGTCTGTATCTGTAGCGTTTCCAGAGACATCCGCCGAAGCGCGTAGGGCCAATGCGTCACAATCAATTCGTCCAGCGAACCAAGGAAGGTCTCGTGCACAAGAAACTCGTTGTTATCGTGTTGATAGAGGCTTAGGTTTTCCGTGCCGTCCCGTTTGATAGTCCACATCCGCGGTGCCGGATCGCCAGAATAGGCAATGAGGTCGGGGTGTTTCGGGTGAAACTGCGGGTGGATAATCGTCTGGTCGGGGGAGGTATAGATGACCTCACCATCGCTGCCATCAGTAGCCGTAACAGTAATGTGCGATTTGTCGTCGCGTTTCATGGCTGTTACGATAAACCGTTCATCCGCACTGACACTACATTCACCGAGACTTCCATTCGGAAATTCTGCAAGCACGCGTTCCTCAAGTGTATCAAGATGGATTGCCTTTATAGCATCCGCTTGTGTATAAAAGAGTTCCGTGCCATCTTTGGAGATCACACCGGAATAGCCGTGGATGTCGTCAGCATCCGTTAGCTGCACAATATCGCCGTTGGGGAATTCCAACTTGAAAAAATTCGGCTTTCCTGAACGGTAGGAGGTAAAGATAAGGTGTTCTTGGTTGGGGGTGAACGAAGATGTCAGGAAGTAGAGGTTATGGTTGATGGAGGTATCGTTTGTGAGTTGATAGATATGCGTGCCCGTTTGGTCGTCTTGAAATTCGCGTAGTTCGGAAGGGTGAACGGACGCTTTCGCGTATTTTGCCATAGTTTACTCCTCGTGCGTTTGTTTATAAAATGAATTCTATAGATTGAATAGATAATCCAGCAGCTGCGCTCCCTCTCGGAAGTCAGGAATAATAATATCCGCACCGGCACTGATGAGGCGTTCCCGTTTATCAGCATTCATATTGTACATATTGTCCTCAATGGATGCTACACCGACAGCGATTGCGCCTACCTCTTTGGCATTTTCGATCTCTACGTAGCCGTCTCCGACGATGAGCAATTCGCTTCCGCTGAGTTCAAAATCTGTGATAATTTTTTGGATGACCATGGCTTTGGAAAACTTCTTATATTCCCGCAAGGCACCGAAAATCCCACCGTCAAAGTATTCTGCAACACCGAGGAGTGTCGCCTCATTTTTGACGAATTCGACATCTGTTCCGCTGGCGAGATAGCAGCTGATCCCCATTTCACGGAGGCTTTGAAGAAATTCGAGGGACCTCGGCACGCGAAGGGGATCAGCAGACAGTGTGCCTGCTGCGAGTCCAGCAATGCGTTCCTCAACGACGGGCAGCAATCGGCGGTTGTACTCGTCTTTGTAAGCGATGGGTTCCTTCGGTGTTCCGCCGCGTTTCTCAATCTCTTCAGTTAACTGAATCATCTGATAGATGGTCTGTTTGCCGGTCAGTCTATCCACAAATTCAACGACGAGTGCCTCCAGTTCTTCTTGTGTTTCGGTGGTGTCCGTTTCGGTTTGGAGGCATTCAATCATCAATGGGACCATTACATTCTGCCAACCGTCTCGAATTAGCGAGATTGTGCCATCGAAATCGAAAACGACATGACGAATATTCCCTGTTTGAATCTCACGGTGAATCTCAATTGCGGTGTTTTCTAAGTTGTTCATAACGAATTTTGACTTGCAAGTTATACCAAGTGATCTCAGAATAAAAAGGCGTTGATTTCCCTTCTTTTTCCTGATAGTATAATAGGGCTTAGAGAGTTAAGCAAGTGTTTTTATTGATAACCGACAACTGACAACTACCGATACATGAACGAAAAAGAGATTCTTAAAAAAATCCAGCACATCGAAATATTTACCAATCGCCTCGTCAACACCGTCTTCGCGGGGGAGTATGAGAGTGTCTTCAAAGGACAAGGGATTACCTTCGACGAGGTCCGTGAATATCAAGTGGGAGACGAGATTCGTGCGATTGATTGGAATGTAACCGCACGCATGGGGCAGGCTTACATCAAACAGTATGTAGAGGAACGTGAACTCGTCATGATGTTGGTTGTGGATATGAGTGCCTCGACGGGTTTCGGGAGTATCGCTGAGACGAAAGCGGAAATTGCTGCTGAAATTGCGGCACTCCTTGCTTTTTCCGCTATCAAGAATAACGATAAAGTTGGACTCATCTGTTTCACGGATACCGTTGAACA carries:
- a CDS encoding mandelate racemase/muconate lactonizing enzyme family protein, with protein sequence ENPCNVDKIFRQIKQFGHHARQGGGICGIEMALMDLAGKAYGVPCYQLAGGKFRDKIRCYSDTPSLRDPEEMGKVLQERMDRGFTFLKMDIGVGLLRGTPGTISAPAGHLETSNLMHPFTGIRLTEKGISILCEYVETVRDIIGYEIPLSVDHFGHIGIEDCIRIARALEKYNLAWLEDMVPWQYTDQYVRLSNSCATPICTGEDIYCKEDFMPLFESRGIAIAHPDIATSGGILETKKIGDLAEEHGIAMALHMAGTPIAAMASVHCAAATSNFLVLENHSVDNPWWDEMVTGLPNPIIQDGYINVPETPGLGIDLNEEVIREHLHRDETDYFAPTTEWDSERSHDRLWS
- a CDS encoding tetratricopeptide repeat protein — its product is MLTDTQTAQNVPPLLAPSISVRLSTPELQKQEAPVLQQPLHQQTVEAEPYPESAAQWLAEVLNLLTNIVECNPDLDCAIVTKNDYKQLSKILEDLIHGIGEDESHPLSSSMAFIGGLIQRYEDEHFPKLTDIFPELKEDPPVKAASPNKKSTVTIWTETEIAIHAFFCIGGLFSEVRSHKKAISAYDMTLRLNPNFAEAYYNRGTAKTSVAQYEAAIADFDEAIRLKPKFVAAYYNRGLTKLTLDQSEAAGADLQIALKLAEQQKHDDIKTNIAQHLQELNASE
- a CDS encoding type II toxin-antitoxin system HigB family toxin, translated to MKIVYGRKLTEFAQRHPNARSGLEHWFRLMAQGSFRSIVEMRQTFLHADIRKEHSIYSGRRVPYSNRETKYTVFNIGGNKARLTAIVQYEFQRVIIEKVETHAEYDKSNKRR
- a CDS encoding oligogalacturonate lyase family protein, giving the protein MAKYAKASVHPSELREFQDDQTGTHIYQLTNDTSINHNLYFLTSSFTPNQEHLIFTSYRSGKPNFFKLEFPNGDIVQLTDADDIHGYSGVISKDGTELFYTQADAIKAIHLDTLEERVLAEFPNGSLGECSVSADERFIVTAMKRDDKSHITVTATDGSDGEVIYTSPDQTIIHPQFHPKHPDLIAYSGDPAPRMWTIKRDGTENLSLYQHDNNEFLVHETFLGSLDELIVTHWPYALRRMSLETLQIQTIADFNAWHIASNRAGTKVLCDTVHPDIGLRLVDVETGEHTPICYPQSSSSGSQWKTDRYALAEDWAAAQQTGDREKALSWMEMKVDTVYGPQWTHPHPSFSPDESAVVYTSDVSGHSQVYVAVIP
- a CDS encoding HAD family hydrolase; the encoded protein is MNNLENTAIEIHREIQTGNIRHVVFDFDGTISLIRDGWQNVMVPLMIECLQTETDTTETQEELEALVVEFVDRLTGKQTIYQMIQLTEEIEKRGGTPKEPIAYKDEYNRRLLPVVEERIAGLAAGTLSADPLRVPRSLEFLQSLREMGISCYLASGTDVEFVKNEATLLGVAEYFDGGIFGALREYKKFSKAMVIQKIITDFELSGSELLIVGDGYVEIENAKEVGAIAVGVASIEDNMYNMNADKRERLISAGADIIIPDFREGAQLLDYLFNL